Proteins encoded within one genomic window of Nilaparvata lugens isolate BPH chromosome 11, ASM1435652v1, whole genome shotgun sequence:
- the LOC111052442 gene encoding sialin, whose amino-acid sequence MEQLEWFPRRYLVAILGFLGFANIYALRVNLSVAIVSMTRNRTYQAPNGTIINLGPEFSWDREIQGLILSSFFYGYIATQILGGYLACHYGGKRLFGVGVLATAIFTLLTPLLAKISVYLLTAARVVEGLFEGVTYPAMHGLWSRWAPPAERSRLVTITLSGSYIGTVCALPLSGALAETQRWSAIFYIFGVLALIWSAVWFYVVSETPRTDKKISEAEREYIEESIGITSSSNLSKIEVPWHSILTSVPVWAIVAAHFCENWGFYTLLTELPTFMTDRFGHNMHDAGVLSSFPFLVMGIVVQCSGYLADWLRSTGLLSTMQVRKLFTCSGFMSQAIFLVAAAHLSSPGAVIATLTVAVGFGGLAWSGFSVNQLDIAPQFASVLMGLSNTVATIPGIISPLLTGHLIRHKTIYEWQTVFMISSCVYILGAIIYSLLASGKIQPWAFNTQECNTLLDDQSHTSNEELAPPTITTTTNAAVEEEIEEDDDDD is encoded by the exons ATGGAGCAGTTGGAGTGGTTTCCAAGACGCTACCTAGTGGCTATCCTCGGGTTTCTTGGATTTGCCAACATCTATGCGCTGAGGGTGAATCTGAGTGTGGCCATTGTGTCCATGACTAGAAACCGCACCTATCAAGCGCCCAATGGAACTATCATCAATCTC GGTCCGGAATTCAGCTGGGACCGTGAAATCCAGGGCTTGATTCTGAGCTCCTTCTTTTACGGCTACATCGCCACGCAGATCCTTGGCGGATACCTGGCCTGCCATTACGGAGGCAAGCGTCTGTTCGGCGTCGGAGTCCTGGCCACAGCCATCTTCACCCTCCTCACACCGCTGCTGGCCAAGATCAGTGTTTACCTGCTCACTGCCGCCAGGGTGGTTGAGGGACTTTTCGAG GGAGTGACGTACCCGGCTATGCACGGGCTGTGGAGTCGATGGGCGCCCCCCGCGGAGCGCAGTCGGCTGGTGACCATCACTCTGTCTGGTAGCTACATCGGCACAGTGTGCGCCCTCCCCCTCTCCGGAGCACTCGCCGAGACCCAGAGATGGTCCGCCATTTTCTACATCTTTG GCGTACTGGCTCTGATTTGGAGCGCTGTTTGGTTCTACGTTGTGAGTGAAACTCCTCGCACTGACAAGAAAATATCTGAGGCTGAACGTGAATATATCGAAGAGTCTATTGGAATAACCTCTTCTTCAAATCTTTCG AAAATAGAAGTTCCATGGCACAGCATTCTGACTTCGGTGCCGGTTTGGGCCATAGTGGCGGCGCATTTCTGTGAGAACTGGGGATTCTACACCTTGCTTACTGAGCTACCAACTTTCATGACTG ACAGGTTTGGCCACAACATGCATGATGCAGGTGTGCTCTCGTCTTTTCCTTTCCTTGTGATGGGAATAGTGGTTCAGTGCAGTGGCTACCTCGCTGATTGGCTCAGAAGCACCGGTCTCCTTTCTACTATGCAG gttCGTAAACTGTTCACTTGCAGTGGTTTCATGAGCCAGGCCATATTCCTGGTGGCAGCCGCTCATCTGTCGTCGCCGGGTGCAGTGATCGCCACTCTCACTGTGGCGGTGGGCTTCGGTGGACTCGCTTGGTCTGGATTCAG CGTGAATCAGCTTGATATAGCTCCTCAGTTCGCCAGCGTGTTGATGGGTTTATCCAATACCGTGGCCACCATTCCAGGAATCATAAGTCCCCTACTTACCGGACATCTTATCAGGCACAAG ACTATTTACGAATGGCAAACCGTTTTCATGATCTCGTCGTGTGTCTACATCCTCGGCGCCATTATCTATTCTCTGCTGGCTTCAGGCAAGATCCAGCCATGGGCATTCAACACACAGGAGTGCAACACCTTGCTCGACGACCAATCACACACCTCCAATGAGGAGTTGGCCCCGCCCACCATAACCACCACAACCAATGCGGCTGTCGAGGAAGAAATCGAGGAAGATGACGATGACGATTGA